The sequence CGAACTGGCTGCGGACGGCGTGCACGAGTTCTTCTTCGTGCTCGGCGCACCGCGGATGCAGGGCAGTGTGCAGGCAATCATCAATCCGGTGGCGATCCGGTAAGGAGACAGGCGAATGAGGTGTCTGGCAATTGCAGCGGTGAGCTTGTCTCTGGCCGCCTGTGCGGAGCAGCCTGACGAGGCGGCTGCGGAAGCAACCGAAGTGCCGGCCGAAGAGGCTGGCGTCGTGATCGGGCCGGGCCTCTACGCCGTGGGCGACGAGACGACCGAGTATGGTCGCACCCGGCTCAACGCCGACGGCACCTATGTCGATCTCGATGGCGATACGCCGGTCGGCGGCGGCACCTGGCGCACCGATGGCGAAACCATGTGCTTCGATCCGGAAGGTGACGGTGAGGACCAGCAGGAACGCTGCTGGACCAACGGTCCGGCCGATGCTGACGGCGGTTTCCTCTCCACCCGCACCGACGGCAGCCAGTCCTATCGCGTCACGCCCATCGAAGGCTAGCGGTTGGCGCCTGCCGTAGGCGGGTGCTGGCAATGAACCTGCGAAAACCTTGTTTTCACCCTTTGCCGCCAGGCTGGCCGCTTCCATTGGGGAGTGCAAGATGAGCGGCTTTGGTCGCAAGAGGATTGGCAGGAGCGGAAACCAGCGCGCGTGCGAGCGGGCCGACGTCGCCTTGCCGGCAAACCTGCACACTTCCGTCCACCGCCACCCGGTCGACCTCACCGATGTCTCGGCCACCGGTGCGCAGGTCATATCCGAGAGAGTGCCGGCCCTTGGCAGTTTCGTGCAGTTGCAGGTTCGCGGCTCGACTGTCTTTGGCACGGTCGCCTGGGCTCGCCAGGGTTCTTGCGGCATCGAATTCGACAAGGCGCTGGACCCGGCGACCGTCGAGATGTTCCGCACGGCCGACAGGAAGGCAGCCCGACTCGGACTCAGCCCGGACGACTTGCGCGCCTTGGATCACTGGGGCGGCAATTTGGCGGATTAGACGCCGACCAGTCCGCTGGCCACGGCTAGGCCAAGGAAGGCCAGGAAGCCCATTGAATCGGTGATCATCGTCACGAATACGCTGGAAGCAACGGCGGGGTCCTGGTCCAGCCGTTCGAAGGCCACTGGCACCAGCACGCCGGCCATGCCCGAGACGATGATGTTGATCACCATGGCCGCCGCGATCACCGCGCCCAGTTGCCAGGTGAAGATGGCCGCCGTGGCGAGGCCGATCAGCACGGCGATGGTCGCACCGTTCATCAGCGCTACCTTCAGTTCGCGCAGCACCAGCCGCCTGGTGTTGGACCGGGTCAGCTGGTTCATGGCGATGGCGCGCACGGTCACGGCCATGGTCTGCGTGCCCGCATTGCCGCCGATGCTGGCGACGATCGGCATCAGCACGGCCAGCGCCACCAGCTTCTCGATCGCGGCGCCGAAGAAGGCGATGATCGTGCTCGCCACCACGGCCGTGCCGAGGTTGGCGACCAGCCAGCGCACGCGGCTGGAATAGGCATCGCGCAGCGGCTCGTTGATGTCGCCTTCACCAGCACCGCTCATCAGCAGGGCGTCCTCGCCCGCCTCTTCGGAGATGATGTGAACGATGTCGTCGACCGTCAGCTGGCCCACCAGCCGCCCGCTCTCGTCCACCACGGCGGCGGAGATCAGCGCGTATTTCTGGAACCGCAGCGCCACCTCTTCCTGATCCATGTCGACCGGGATCAGCGTCTGGTCGCGCTTCATCACGTCGGTCAGCGCCACGTCGCGCGGGGTACGCAGGATCCACGATAGCTGGCAGGTGCCGACCGGGTGGAAGCGGTGGTCGACCACGAAGACTTCCCAGAACTCGGTGGTCAGCTGGTCCTCGCGGCGCAGGTAGTCGATCAGGTCGCCCACCGTCATGCTTTCGGGCACGGCCACCAGCTCGCGCTGCATCAGGCGGCCGGCAGTCTCTTCCGGATAGGCCAGCGCGGTCTCGATGACGGCGCGGTCTTCCGCCTCCACCTCGGCCAGGATGGCCCGCTGGTCCGGCTCGTCGAGGTCCTCGATCAGCTGGACGGCGTCGTCGGTATCCAGCTGGCCGACGATCTCGGCCACGGCCTCGGGCGGCAGCGCCTCGACCATGTCCTCGCGCACATAGTCGTTCAGCTCGGCCACCACCTCGCTGCTCATCAGGTCGGTAATGGCGGCAGCCAGGTCGGCGCGCTCGCGCCGGTCGAGCAGCTCGAACAGGTCGGCGATGTCGGCGGGGTGCAGCGGTTCGACCAGGTCGTAGACGCTGTCCTCGATCTCGTCATACAGCGCGTCGCGCACCTGTTCGACGAATTCGGGCTTCAGCCGGTTCTCCTCGTCGAACTGCTCGCCCTCACCCTGCAGGGGTGCCGCGGCGTCGCGTTCGTGGAGATCGGTATCGGCCATCACTCGCGGGTCTATGCAGATGCGTGGCAAAAGCAAGGCAGCGGGTGACTTATGCCCCCCGATCCTCTAACCCGCAGCCAAACTTCCAAGGAGACTATTCAATGGCTGACGAGAAACTGACCTTCACCCTCGATTGCGGTGACGGCAAGGGTGGCGATGTCGTGATCAAGCTGCGCGACGACCTGGCCCCCAACCACGTGGCCCGCATCACCGAGCTGGCGAAGGAAGGCTTCTACGATGGCGTGGTGTTCCACCGCGTGATCCCCGGCTTCATGGCGCAGGGTGGCGACCCCACCGGCACCGGCATGAGCGGTTCGGACAAGCCCGACCTGAAGCAGGAATTCAGCAACGAACCGCACGTGCGCGGCGTCTGCTCCATGGCCCGCACCATGGACCCGAACAGCGCCAACTCGCAGTTTTTCATCTGCTTCGACGACGCGCGTTTCCTCGACAACCAGTACACCGTCTGGGGCGAGGTCGAGAGCGGCATGGAGCATATCGACGCACTGCCCACCGGCGAGCCGCCGCGCGAGCCGGGCAAGATCGTCAAGGCGACCGTCGCCTGAGGCGATTGCCAACCGCATACGAAAAGGGGGCCATGCGGCCCCCTTTTTTTGTGCCGGTGCGGCGGGATTACTCTCCTTGCGGCGTCACGTCGCGGCTGCGGATCAGCCACTGGCCGTCCTGCTTCACCACCACGTCGCGGCCGCGGCCCTGCGCCAAAAGCTGCGGCGTTTCCGCGCCCGGCGAGCCGCCGGTGACCGTCTGCCAGTAATAGTTCACCACCGCCACGCTGGGCGAGAGGAAGGAAATATTCTGGTTCGACATGACGTGGTAGAGCGTCGGCGAGTCCTCGTTACGGTTGGCACCGAGGTCCACCACCATCTGCCGCAGGTTGTCGCGGCCCTGCGTGCCGAGGAACGAGCCGTCCTCCGTGAACACGGCGGCATAGGCATCGGGATTCCAGCTATCGATGGCGCGGACATAGCGCCACATCAGGTCCTCGATCAGCGCGCGGTCCTGCGCCTGCTGCAGCACCTGGTTGACGTCGAGCGCAGCCGGCGGGCCGCCGGTGGGCAAAGTGGCCGGGTCCCAGTGCTCGTCGGCCTTGCCGTCGACGAAGCGCCAGGTGTCGAACCAGGTCGTGGTGTAGGTCTGCGTCGGATCGTCGGCATAGGGGACGATCCGGCGGGTGAGGATGGTCACGTAGTCGTCTTCCGCCATCACCGCGACCACGCCGTTCGGATCGTCTGCCGACAGCGCCGGGCAGGGATCGAGCGGCTGCACGTTGGCGATCTGGGTGAAGTAGTAGATCACCCCTTCCAGCCCCGATGCGGCGACCGGGTTGTGCTGGATGTAGCGGTCGGTCAGCCAGTTGCCGGCGTCCGCCCAGTGGCCGCACTTGAGCAGGTCGCGCTGGATGCGCAGCGCCGCCTGCTTGTTGCGGTGGAGTACCGGGTCGTCGCTGGTAAACAGGCTTTCCGGGTCCGGATGCGGCACCACCGGATCGCTGAGCGCGCGCATCTGCGCGGCAGCGGGCGTGGCGGTTGCGGCAAGTGCCGTGGCGGCAAGCAGGCTGGTCCAGAGTTTCATCAGGCAATCCCTCTCATTGACTTTGCCCGACTTTGCCCGATTTCGGCCGGCCTTGCTAGGGGGTGTCGCTACAAGCCTGCGTTGACCAGCCAATCGTGGAAAATTCGCACCGGTCGCGCCTCCAGGTCTGCTGGACGACAGATGAACCAGTAGGAATAGGGGCTTTCCACCTTCACGTCGTAGAGCTTGGCGAGGCGGGGATCCTTGTTCCGCGCCAGGTGGTCGTCATGCATCATGGCGATGCCCATGCCCTGCGCCGCCGCTTCCAGGATCAGCTGGCCGGAATCGTAGTGATCGATGGCGGCCGGTTGCAGGTTGCGGATGCCCAGCGCTTCCTTCCAGGCATCGAAGCTGCCCGGCATGTCGGTGTGCAGCAGGAAGGTCTGCTTCTCCAGCTTGGCGATGTCGGGCGTGTCGCCCAGTTCCTCTGCCAGCTGGGTATTGGCGATGGCGTGGACCGTGTTCTGGTCCAGCTGCACCGAATAGAGGCTGGGATCGGGCTTCGCGGTCAGCGTGATGGCGGCGTCCAGCGTGTCGCCGACGCGGTCGATCAGGTGCGGTCCGGTGTCGATGTCGAGGTGCAGGCGCGGGTGCGAAGCGCGCAGTTCGCCAAGGCGCGGGAACAGCCGCTGGGTGCCGAACAGCGGCATGACGCCAAGGCGCAGGCGCAGCAGTTGCAGGTTCTCCGACTGCGACTCCACGGCGGCGGCCAGCGATTCGAGATGCGGCGCGACGGCATCGTAGAACTGCCGTCCCTCGTCGGTCAGCTTCATCGTCTGGCCCGAGCGCGAGAACAGCTTGCGTCCGGTGAAAGTCTCGAGATTGCTGATCCGGCGAGACAGCGCCGAGGGGCTCAGCCCCAGCTCATGCGCGGCTGCGCGCGCCGAGCCCAGGCGGACGACGCGGATGAAGGCTTCGAGCGCACGTAGGGGCGGTAGACGACGCATGGCGGCAATGTCGGTGCGAAATTCCCTGCTGTCGAGGGCAAATCGCCAAGGAGGCAGAGGTTTTTTGCCGCACTGCACAAGAAAATTGTGCGACGCGAAGCAAATATGACCGCTCCGTGACCTAACCTTCGGCTACTTGCTCGTTCTCGGCGGGCTTGTGCAGCCGCAGGCGGGTGACGTGGGTTTCGTCGCCCTCGGTCACTTCGATCTGCCAGCCGCTGGGGTGAGTCAGCACGGTGCCGGGTTGCGGCACTTCCTCGGCCAGCACGAAGGCGAGGCCGCCCAGCGTGTCGACTGCCTCTTCCACTTCGGCCAGCTGCGGATCGCCCACCACCTTGGCCACGTCGTCCAGCTCGGCACGGGCATCGGCATCCCACACGCCCTCGTCGACGGCGACGACCTGTTCTTCCGGAGTCTCGTCGTGCTCGTCCTCGATCTCGCCGACGATTTCCTCGACCAGGTCCTCGATGGTGATGATGCCGTCGGTACCGGAGAATTCGTCCACCACGATGGCCAGGTGCACCCGGCGGGCGCGCATGTCGGCCAGCACGTCCAGCGCGCCGCGCGCCTGCGGCACGTAGAGCGGCTGGCGCATCAGCGTGGTCCAGTCGCGCGGGGCTTCCCTGCCGGCGGCGAGATAGGCGAACACATCCTTGATGTGCATCATGCCGATCACGTTATCCAGCTGGTCGCGGTAGACCGGCATGCGCGAGTGGCCGTGCTCGGCGAACAGCGCCACCAGCTCGTCCCAGCTGGCATCGGCCGGCACCGCCACGATCTCGCTGCGCGGGATCGCCACGTCGTCGGCATCGTGCTCGCTGAAATGCAGCAGGTTGCGCAGCATGGTGAGTTCGGTGGCGGAGAGATCGCCCGAACCAAGCTCGCTGGCGCTGCCATTGCCGGCCTCGCCCTCGTGCTCGTCGATCGCCTCTTCCAGCTGCGCGCGCAGGGAGGTGTCGCCCGGCTCATCGAACAGGCGGCGAATGGCATTCCACAATCCGCCGCCGTGAGTACTTTCCGCCTCTCCCTGTTGGGAGTCTTCCGGTCTATCTGTGTCGGGCATCGCCCTGTCGCTGTCCCCTATGGTGCGTTATCTGGCGTATATGGGTTGCCGATGCCCAAAAGTGCAAGCGCCTTCACTTCCAGCGCTTCCATTTCTTCCGCATCTTGCTCGGAAATCTCGTGATCGTGGCCGGCCAGGTGCAGCAGGCCGTGCACGATCAGGTGGCTGGCGTGGTGGTCCAGCGGCACGCCCTTTTCCGCCGCCTCACGGGCGCAGGTCTCGTAGGCGAGGGCGATATCGCCCAGCATTTCCGGCGGGCCGTCCGGGTCGAGATGGACCAGGTCCTCGCGCTCCAGCATGGGGAAGCTGAGCACGTTGGTGGGCTTGTCGCGCTGGCGCCATTCGCGGTTGAGTTCATGGATGCGCGCATCGCTGGTGAACAGCAGGCTGGTGACCAGACGCGGCTGGTCCAATTCCTCGGCCACCTGCGCCAGCGCCTCTGCCGCGCGGGCCGCCAGCGCTTCCCACTCGCCGTCAGGCCAGTCTTCGATGTCGATTTCCAGTTCCATCGCGCTCAGTCGGCGTGGCCGAGTCCTTCGGCGGGGCCTTCGTAAGCCTCGACGATGCGGCCCACGATCGGGTGGCGCACCACGTCGGCGGCGGTGAAGCGGGTGACGCCGATGCCTTCCAGCCCCTCGACGCGCTGCACCGCGTCGGCAAGGCCGCTCATGTGGGCGCCGCCGGGAATGTCCACCTGCTTGGGATCGCCGCACACCACCATGCGGCTGTTCTGGCCGAAGCGGGTGAGGAACATCTTCATCTGCTCGCGCGTGGTGTTCTGCGCCTCGTCGAGGATGACGAAGGCATCGGACAGCGTGCGCCCGCGCATGAAGGCGATGGGCGCAATCTCGATCTCGCCGCTGGCGATGCGGCGGTCCACCTGTTCGGGCGGCATGCAGTCGTACAGCGCGTCGTAGAGTGGGCGCAGGTAGGGATCGACCTTTTCCTTCATGTCGCCGGGCAAGAAGCCCAGTCGCTCGCCCGCCTCGACTGCCGGACGCGACAGGATCAGGCGCTGCACACTGCCGGTGATCAGCTGGCTGACCGCCTGGGCCACGGCGAGGTAGGTCTTGCCCGTGCCCGCCGGGCCGAGCGCGAAGATCAGGTCGCGACTGGCCAGCTGGCGCATGTAGTCGCCCTGCGTGGCGCTGCGCGGGGTGATGGTCTTCTTGCGGGTGCGAATCATGATCGGCGGCACCTTGGCGTCGCCGGTGATGATGCCGTCCAGCGTCGGCTCGTTGGACATGGCAATCAGCGCCTCGATGGCGCCGGCGTCCATCTCTTCGCCGGTCAGCAGCTTTTCGTGCAGCTTCAGCAGCACGTCGCGGGCGCGGGCGACATCGTCCTCCGCCCCTTCGATGGAAACCTTGTCTCCGCGCGCGGCGATATAGACGCCGAGACGGTTCTCTATCTGGACGAGGTTGGCGTCGAATTCGCCGAACAGCGCGCCGAGCACGGCCTGGTCGTCAAACGTGACTTCGATCCGGGCGCGGCGGGAAGCGTCTCGGCGCTCTTCCGGATGGGCGATCGTGGCAGCATGATTGCCGCCATCGCGGGTTGCTTTGCGAGCCATCTGTTCCTTTCGAACTCTGCAGGGAAGATAGGCTGCGCACGGCGTTAGGCAAGCCGGGCACTGCAATTGCGCGGTGGAAAGTAGCACCACCGTCATAATTGCGGTATGTGCAAGCCCATGAAAACGCGCCTTCTTGCTTCGCTTGCGGCGTTTGCTGCCGTTGTCGTCACCCCGGCCACCGCCGCCGCGCAGGAAGCGCGTGACATCGTGGTGGAAGGCGAGGCGCCCGAAGAACCGGCCACGGTGCGCGAAGCGGTGCAGACCATGGCGCGCGAACATGGCCGCGACGTTCCTTCAACCCGCTTCTTCGACGAATTGTGCGTTTCGGTCAGCGGGCTGAACGCGGCGGGCAATGCCTATGTCGCGCAGCGCATCTTGGAGAACGCGGCGCAGGCTGGGCTGGACGGCTCGGCCGACTGTTCGCGCGCGAACGCGCTGGTGCTGGTCTGGCACGATCCGGCAGGACTGGTGGAGCGGATCAAGGACGAGCAGCCCTGGCTGCTGCCCGAACAGCAGCGCAACGATGTCGACCGCGCCATCTACCGGGGCGAGCAGGTGCTCGTCTGGCACAACGAGGAAACCTACAACGCCGGAGGCCGTCCGATCGGTTTCCAGCAGAATGTCGCCGGCGGCACGCAGGGCGTGCACAATGCGCTGAGCGTGGAGACGCGGGTCAACAACAACGGCTGGCCGCGCCGGGTCGACCTGGAATTCAGCCGCGCCGTGATCAGCGCGGTCATCATCGTCGATGCCGATGTCGTGCCCGGCATGGAGATCGACCGGCTGGCCGACTACGCCACTATGCGGCTGATGGCGCCCGACCTCGTGCCGCTGGACGAGCCTGGCTCGCCTTCCAGCGTCACCTCGCCATTTCCTGTCGCGGGCGGTCCGGATGCGATGACGCGCTTCGACCGCGCCTATCTCGAAGCCCTGTACGACCTTGCTCCCAATGCGCCCGCCATCCGTCTGGCCGGAGCCGTGGCGCGTGCCTATGAAGGCGAGGAATAGGCCCTAGGCCGAAACGCTTTCGAGCACGCGCCCCTTCAGCGAGTTGGGACCGGCCTCGGCCAGCTCCACGCGTACCAGGTCACCGATCTGTGCGTCGCCTTCGAAGAATACCGATTGCAGCCACGGTGACTTGCCGAGCCACTGGCCGGGGTACTTGCCCTTGCGCTCGACCAGCACCTCGCAGGTCTTGCCGACGCTCGCCTCGTTGAAGGCCAGCTGGTCGCGGTTGAGCGCGGCCTGCAGGCGCTGCAGGCGCTCGTCCATCACTTCCTTGGCGATCTGGTCGTCCATCGACGCAGCCGGAGTGCCGGGACGGGGCGAGTACTTGAAGCTGAAGGCCTGCGCGTAACGCACGGCATCGACGATCTGCAGCGTTTCCTCGAACTCGGCATCGGTTTCGCCGGGGAAGCCGACGATAAAGTCGCCGGACAGGGCGATGTCGGGGCGTACTTCGCGGAAGCGGTCGAGCAGCTTGAGGTAGCTGTCCGCCGTGTGGCTGCGGTTCATCGCCTTCAGCACCCGGTCGGAGCCGCTCTGCACCGGCAGGTGCAGATAGGGCATCAGCTTGTCGATCTCGCCATGGGCCGCGATCAGCCCGTCGGTCATGTCGTTGGGATGGCTGGTGGTGTAGCGGATACGCTTGAGGTCCGGCAGCCTGGCCAGCTCCTTCACCAGCCCGTCGAGCCCTACGGCGCGGCCCTTGGCGTCCTCGCCGCTCCAGGCATTCACGTTCTGGCCCAGCAGCGTGATTTCGCGCGCGCCGGCATCGACCAGCCGCGCAGCTTCGTCGACCAGTTCGCCGAACGGGCGGGAGATTTCCGCACCGCGGGTGTAGGGTACCACGCAATAGGTGCAGAACTTGTCGCACCCTTCCTGCACCGTCAGGAACGCCGTCGGCGCCACCTTGCGGCGCTTGGGCAGGGCGGCGAACTTGGCGTCCTCCGGCATGTCGGTGTCGGTGGAGCGTTCACCCTTCACCGCGCGGTCGAGCATGTCGGGCAGGCGGTGATAGGCCTGCGGGCCGACCACCATGCCCACCGCCGGGGCGCGCGCCATGATTTCCTCGCCCTCGGCCTGCGCCACGCAGCCCGCCACCGCGATCAGCGGCTTGGAGCCGTCGGCCTTCCTCAGCCGGCCGATATCGGAATAGACCTTCTCGGTCGCCTTCTCGCGGATGTGGCAGGTGTTGAGCACCACCAGGTCCGCCTCCTCACCATCGGCGGCAGGCTTGATGCCCTTGGCATCGAGCAGTTCGGCCATGCGCTCGCCGTCATAGACGTTCATCTGGCAGCCGAAGCTCTTAACCCGGTAGGTCTTGGGGGTGTCACTCGGTTTCATGGAGGCGCGCCCCTACAGCATTCGCGGCGCGGGGTGAAGCCTTCGCCTAGGTCGGCGGATCATCGGGCTGCTGCTTGGGCGTGTAGCGGACCGGTTTCACGTCGAGACCGTAGTCGCGCAGCGGCTTGCCGAGGCATTCGCCCAGCTTTTCCTCGATCTCGGCGCGGGCCTTGGCGGAGATTTCCTTGCGATTGCCGTTCTCCGCCGGGTCGAAGGGCTCGAGATAATGGATCGTGACCGGGAAACTGCCCTTGCGCGAGAGGATGCGCTTGAAGTTGTTCACGCCGCTTTCGTCACCGATCCAGCCGATTTCCTCGGCGACCGGGCCGTAGTCGATCACCACCGGCTGCACCATCACGCCCGGCGGCGGGGGCTCGAGCATTTTCAGCAGCGAGGTCTTGAACGGCAGCAGCGATTGCCCGTCGGTGGTCGTGCCTTCGGGGAAGATGGTGACGGACCAGTTGTCGGCCATCGCCTCGCGCACGGCGTTGATCTGGGCGGCGACGTTATTGCGCGCCTCGCGCTTGACGTAGACGGTGCGGTTGAGGCTGGCGAGCCAGCCGACCACGGGGGCTTTCTCCAGCTCCGCCTTGGCGACGAAGGCCGTGCCGCTGGCGCCCGCCTGTGCCAGGATATCCAGCCACGAAACGTGGTTGGAAAGGAACACCACGTCGCGCCGCAGTGCCGTCCCCTCGGTCTTCACCCGTGCCCCGCAGATGCGCGCGCCCCAGCGCAGGAACAGCATGGGGAAGGGCGAGCCATAGGCAAGGGTGCGATAGAGATAATGCAGCGGCACGCAGACCAGCAGCGCCAGGAGCAGCAGCAATGTGCGGGCAATCAGCCGCACCCAGCCGATCACGCCGATATTCGTGGGGACGCCCTCGGCAATGGCAGCACGTTCGGGCGACACGGGGCTGGCCTCAGCCCTTGTCCTCGCGCCCGATGCGTACGCCGTATAGCTCCATCCGGTGGTCCACCAGGCGATAGCCCAGCTTCTCGGCAATCTGCTTCTGCAGGGCTTCCAGCTCGGGGTCGACGAATTCGACGACCTTGCCGGTCTCGACGTCGATCAGGTGGTCGTGGTGCGCTTCCGGCGCGGCTTCGTAGCGGGCGCGACCGTCGCCGAAATCGTGGCGGTCGAGGATCCCTGCCTCTTCGAACAGGCGCACCGTGCGATAGACGGTGGCAATCGAGATCTTCGGATCGATCGCCGATGCCCGTTCGTGCAGCTTTTCCACGTCCGGGTGGTCCGTGCTTTCGGACAGCACCTTGGCGATGATGCGGCGCTGGTCGGTAATACGCAGGCCACGTTCGGCGCACAGGGCTTCAAGATCGATCGGTTGGTGCAAGGTTCATCCCGCTAAAATGAAAACGCCCCGTTGCCATAGTGGCACGGGGCGTTTCACTCAAGCATGGGCCTTGGGCCCTCTACAGCTTGTCAGCCCTTCCTGGACTTGACCTTCTGGCCGGGCTTGCGACCAAGGCCGATCTTCTTCGCCAGCTGGCGGCGCTTCTCGGCGTAGGCCGGGGCGACCATCGGGTAATCGGCGGGCAGGTTCCAGCGCTCGCGATATTCCTCCGGCGTCATGCCGTGGTCGGTCATCAGGTGGCGCTTGAGCATCTTCATCTTCTTGCCGTCTTCCAGGCAGACGATGTGATCGTTCTTCACCGATGCGCGCAGCGAAACGGCCGGTTCGGGCGCGGCTTCGACGACTTCATGCGAACCCAGGCCAGCCAGGGCGCCATAAACATTCTCGATCAGCGAAGGGAGGGTGTCTACGTCGACATTGTTGTTGGCGACGTGGGCGGTCACGATGTCAGCCGTCAGCGTGATCAGCATTTCATTCGTGCCGTTATCAGTATTGTCCATTTGTACCTCTGTGATGTGACCCAATATTATTGGAACCACCCTCGTTACTCGGAGCGGCTGGAAGGCCCATTGGCGCAAAGGCCCGGTCACTTCAAGTGGGAAGCATTCGGTTTCATCTGAAAGTACAAGCACTCTATCGCGCAAGTGATTACAAGGCGCGAATAATTGCGCTCTTCAGGCTATTTGCTTGGCAAAAGTAATGGCATCCAGAGGCCCGCCTACTGCGCCGCGGTAATAGCCCTTGCGAAATCCGATTTTTTCGAAGCCGGAGCCGCAATAAAGGTGTTCCGCCGTATTCCCGTCGCGCATCTCAAGAAACAGGCGCCTAACGCTGCGTGCACGAGCAGCATCAATGACTTCCTGCAACAATTGCTTGCCCACGCCCTTGCCGCGATAGGCCGGGCGCACGGCCAGCAGCAGGATTTCCTCTTCGTCGAGAACCTGCCGGGTCAGCGCGAAACCGCGCACGTCCTCGGCCGCGAATTCCGTTTGCGGGTCGATCCCGACGAGGGTGAAGTGCGTGCCGGGCAGTGTGAGGGAATCCGCCACCTGCCGGCGAGTCCAGGCCTCGCCGTAACGATCGTCGAAGGCTTCCTGCATCACCAGCATGATGGCATCGAGCGCGTCGGTCACTTGCGCACCGCCTGCGGCTTGGCATCTGGGCCGCGCCCGTAGATCGGGGTGAGGTCGGTGGTCAGCCGCGTTTCGTGCAGCAGGTGGGCGTGGTTGGCATCGGGCAGCAGTTCCAGCGCCAGCCTGTCGTCGCCCAGCAGTTCAGCCAGTTCCCGCGCCCGGTTGCCGGCGATGACCTTGTGCCGGGCAGCCTTGGCCGCCTCTGCCGGTTTCAGCGAGCGCACCTCGTCTTCCGGCTGCGCGTCGGCGCCGAAGTTCTGCAGGAAGAATTCGCCGTGGCCGCCGTTCATGCACACCGTCACGGCGCGCGGGGTCGGCTGCCAGCTGCGCGCGCGGACGAGTTCCAGCGTGGGATAGCCCAGCACCTCGGCACCCCAGGCCAGGCCCAGCGCGCGAGCGGCGGCGATGCCGATGCGCACACCGGTGAAGCTGCCGGGGCCGAGCGAAACCAGGATGCGGTCGGCGCGCCCCTTGTCCGGCAATTCGGCGATCATCGGCACCAGCCGCTCCGCATGGCCGCGGCCCAGCACCTCGAAACGGCCATCGACCAGGGTCGTGCCGTCGAACAGCGCCGCCGAGCACGCCTCGGTCGCGCAATCTATCGCCAGTGTTCTCACGCCCCCCGCCTAGCGCGTCAGGCGACCTGGTTGAAGCGCTCGAATTCCGGACGCGGGCTGCGCTCGAAGATGGAATCGCGGTCGCCATAGCCGATCGAGCACAGCCAGTCGGCGCGATAGCGCGGCTGATCGGCGAAGAAGGCCTTGGTCGTGGCGTCCTGGTCGAACCCTGACATCGGGCCGCAATCGAGCCCCAGCGAGCGCGCGGCGATCATCAGGTAGGCGCCCTGCAACACGGAGTTGCGGAAGGCGCTTTC is a genomic window of Aurantiacibacter sp. MUD11 containing:
- a CDS encoding PilZ domain-containing protein; translated protein: MSGFGRKRIGRSGNQRACERADVALPANLHTSVHRHPVDLTDVSATGAQVISERVPALGSFVQLQVRGSTVFGTVAWARQGSCGIEFDKALDPATVEMFRTADRKAARLGLSPDDLRALDHWGGNLAD
- the mgtE gene encoding magnesium transporter, whose translation is MADTDLHERDAAAPLQGEGEQFDEENRLKPEFVEQVRDALYDEIEDSVYDLVEPLHPADIADLFELLDRRERADLAAAITDLMSSEVVAELNDYVREDMVEALPPEAVAEIVGQLDTDDAVQLIEDLDEPDQRAILAEVEAEDRAVIETALAYPEETAGRLMQRELVAVPESMTVGDLIDYLRREDQLTTEFWEVFVVDHRFHPVGTCQLSWILRTPRDVALTDVMKRDQTLIPVDMDQEEVALRFQKYALISAAVVDESGRLVGQLTVDDIVHIISEEAGEDALLMSGAGEGDINEPLRDAYSSRVRWLVANLGTAVVASTIIAFFGAAIEKLVALAVLMPIVASIGGNAGTQTMAVTVRAIAMNQLTRSNTRRLVLRELKVALMNGATIAVLIGLATAAIFTWQLGAVIAAAMVINIIVSGMAGVLVPVAFERLDQDPAVASSVFVTMITDSMGFLAFLGLAVASGLVGV
- a CDS encoding peptidylprolyl isomerase; protein product: MADEKLTFTLDCGDGKGGDVVIKLRDDLAPNHVARITELAKEGFYDGVVFHRVIPGFMAQGGDPTGTGMSGSDKPDLKQEFSNEPHVRGVCSMARTMDPNSANSQFFICFDDARFLDNQYTVWGEVESGMEHIDALPTGEPPREPGKIVKATVA
- a CDS encoding SgcJ/EcaC family oxidoreductase, coding for MKLWTSLLAATALAATATPAAAQMRALSDPVVPHPDPESLFTSDDPVLHRNKQAALRIQRDLLKCGHWADAGNWLTDRYIQHNPVAASGLEGVIYYFTQIANVQPLDPCPALSADDPNGVVAVMAEDDYVTILTRRIVPYADDPTQTYTTTWFDTWRFVDGKADEHWDPATLPTGGPPAALDVNQVLQQAQDRALIEDLMWRYVRAIDSWNPDAYAAVFTEDGSFLGTQGRDNLRQMVVDLGANRNEDSPTLYHVMSNQNISFLSPSVAVVNYYWQTVTGGSPGAETPQLLAQGRGRDVVVKQDGQWLIRSRDVTPQGE
- a CDS encoding LysR family transcriptional regulator, translating into MRRLPPLRALEAFIRVVRLGSARAAAHELGLSPSALSRRISNLETFTGRKLFSRSGQTMKLTDEGRQFYDAVAPHLESLAAAVESQSENLQLLRLRLGVMPLFGTQRLFPRLGELRASHPRLHLDIDTGPHLIDRVGDTLDAAITLTAKPDPSLYSVQLDQNTVHAIANTQLAEELGDTPDIAKLEKQTFLLHTDMPGSFDAWKEALGIRNLQPAAIDHYDSGQLILEAAAQGMGIAMMHDDHLARNKDPRLAKLYDVKVESPYSYWFICRPADLEARPVRIFHDWLVNAGL
- a CDS encoding hemolysin family protein, which codes for MPDTDRPEDSQQGEAESTHGGGLWNAIRRLFDEPGDTSLRAQLEEAIDEHEGEAGNGSASELGSGDLSATELTMLRNLLHFSEHDADDVAIPRSEIVAVPADASWDELVALFAEHGHSRMPVYRDQLDNVIGMMHIKDVFAYLAAGREAPRDWTTLMRQPLYVPQARGALDVLADMRARRVHLAIVVDEFSGTDGIITIEDLVEEIVGEIEDEHDETPEEQVVAVDEGVWDADARAELDDVAKVVGDPQLAEVEEAVDTLGGLAFVLAEEVPQPGTVLTHPSGWQIEVTEGDETHVTRLRLHKPAENEQVAEG
- the ybeY gene encoding rRNA maturation RNase YbeY, giving the protein MELEIDIEDWPDGEWEALAARAAEALAQVAEELDQPRLVTSLLFTSDARIHELNREWRQRDKPTNVLSFPMLEREDLVHLDPDGPPEMLGDIALAYETCAREAAEKGVPLDHHASHLIVHGLLHLAGHDHEISEQDAEEMEALEVKALALLGIGNPYTPDNAP
- a CDS encoding PhoH family protein, coding for MARKATRDGGNHAATIAHPEERRDASRRARIEVTFDDQAVLGALFGEFDANLVQIENRLGVYIAARGDKVSIEGAEDDVARARDVLLKLHEKLLTGEEMDAGAIEALIAMSNEPTLDGIITGDAKVPPIMIRTRKKTITPRSATQGDYMRQLASRDLIFALGPAGTGKTYLAVAQAVSQLITGSVQRLILSRPAVEAGERLGFLPGDMKEKVDPYLRPLYDALYDCMPPEQVDRRIASGEIEIAPIAFMRGRTLSDAFVILDEAQNTTREQMKMFLTRFGQNSRMVVCGDPKQVDIPGGAHMSGLADAVQRVEGLEGIGVTRFTAADVVRHPIVGRIVEAYEGPAEGLGHAD